A window of Bradyrhizobium sp. AZCC 1610 contains these coding sequences:
- the hyi gene encoding hydroxypyruvate isomerase has translation MPKFAANLTMLFGEQPFLDRFAAAKAAGFSGVEYLFPYDFDKAELREQLHQHGLTQVLHNLPAGNWGAGERGIAILPDRVDEFRDGVARAIDYAKALDCRQLNCLVGIMPDGADTTDLNEVLVGNLRFAAEALGREGIKLLIEPINTIDIPGFFLNRTEQALQIIADVRSSNLFVQYDIYHMQVMEGDIARTLQKHLPRIAHVQLADNPGRNEPGTGEINYPFLFRHLDAIGYRGWIGCEYKPRTTTVEGLGWHAALTADT, from the coding sequence GTGCCGAAATTTGCCGCCAATCTCACCATGCTGTTCGGCGAGCAGCCGTTCCTCGATCGCTTCGCCGCCGCCAAGGCCGCCGGCTTCAGCGGGGTGGAATATCTGTTCCCCTATGATTTCGACAAAGCCGAACTGCGCGAGCAATTGCACCAGCACGGCCTGACCCAGGTGCTGCACAATCTTCCCGCGGGCAACTGGGGGGCGGGTGAGCGGGGCATCGCCATTTTGCCTGACCGGGTCGACGAATTCCGCGATGGCGTCGCGCGCGCCATCGACTACGCCAAGGCGCTCGATTGCCGTCAGCTCAACTGCCTCGTCGGCATCATGCCTGACGGCGCTGATACCACCGATCTCAACGAGGTATTGGTAGGCAATCTGCGCTTCGCGGCGGAGGCACTTGGCAGGGAGGGGATCAAGCTTCTGATCGAACCGATCAACACGATCGACATCCCGGGCTTCTTTCTGAACCGGACCGAGCAGGCGCTTCAGATCATTGCGGACGTGCGTTCGAGCAATTTGTTCGTGCAATACGACATCTACCATATGCAGGTGATGGAGGGCGACATTGCGCGCACCTTGCAAAAACATCTGCCGCGCATCGCCCATGTCCAGCTTGCCGACAATCCCGGCCGCAATGAGCCGGGTACGGGCGAGATCAACTATCCCTTCCTGTTTCGCCATCTCGACGCTATTGGTTATCGCGGCTGGATCGGGTGCGAATACAAGCCGAGGACGACGACGGTCGAAGGCCTCGGTTGGCACGCCGCGCTGACGGCCGATACTTGA
- a CDS encoding 2-hydroxy-3-oxopropionate reductase yields MIDIGFIGLGTMGRPMAGHLQAAGHRLFLHDVAPIAAELVAAGGVVCKSSKEVAEKANVVIIMVPDTPHVEAVLFGQDGVAAGLSKGQIVVDMSSISPLATKEFAKKVEALGADYLDAPVSGGEVGAKAASLTIMVGGPERAFNTMKPVFDKMGKNVTLVGANGDGQTTKVANQIIVALTIEAVGEALLFASKAGADPALVRQALMGGFASSRILEVHGERMVKRNFEPGFRIELHQKDLNLALEGARALGISLPSTAVAQQLFSSCAAHGGKAWDHSGMVRALEMMANHQVAKG; encoded by the coding sequence ATGATCGATATCGGCTTCATCGGCCTCGGCACAATGGGGCGCCCGATGGCCGGCCATCTTCAGGCCGCCGGGCATCGCCTGTTCCTGCACGATGTCGCGCCGATTGCAGCGGAGCTGGTCGCTGCCGGCGGCGTGGTCTGCAAATCGAGCAAGGAGGTCGCCGAGAAGGCGAACGTTGTCATCATCATGGTGCCGGATACGCCGCATGTGGAAGCGGTGTTGTTCGGGCAGGATGGCGTCGCGGCCGGGCTGTCGAAGGGGCAGATCGTCGTCGACATGAGCTCGATCTCGCCGCTCGCCACCAAAGAGTTTGCAAAGAAAGTAGAGGCACTCGGCGCCGATTATCTCGATGCGCCGGTTTCGGGCGGCGAGGTCGGCGCCAAGGCGGCGAGCCTAACCATCATGGTCGGCGGGCCGGAGCGCGCGTTCAACACCATGAAGCCGGTGTTCGACAAGATGGGCAAGAACGTCACGTTGGTTGGCGCCAATGGCGACGGACAGACCACCAAGGTAGCCAACCAGATCATCGTGGCGCTGACGATCGAGGCGGTCGGCGAGGCGCTGCTGTTCGCGTCGAAGGCCGGAGCGGATCCGGCGCTGGTGCGGCAGGCGCTGATGGGCGGCTTTGCATCGTCGCGAATTCTCGAAGTGCATGGCGAGCGCATGGTGAAGCGCAACTTCGAACCGGGCTTCAGAATTGAGTTGCACCAGAAGGATCTCAACCTGGCATTGGAGGGCGCGCGTGCGCTGGGCATCTCCTTGCCGAGCACAGCGGTCGCCCAGCAATTGTTCAGTTCCTGTGCCGCCCATGGCGGCAAGGCGTGGGACCACTCGGGAATGGTCCGCGCGCTGGAAATGATGGCGAACCACCAGGTCGCAAAAGGCTGA
- a CDS encoding DUF1236 domain-containing protein → MNNRLAVSLIAAALLVPGAAFAQSTTARGAADGAAAGGEVGGPVGAIVGGTVGAAVGAAVEIPNAVINSIPRDRSVVVREEVVVGEPLPPAVALRTVPRHTEYRYAVINDRRVIVEPRTRRVVRILD, encoded by the coding sequence ATGAATAATCGTTTGGCCGTTTCTCTGATCGCTGCCGCGCTGCTGGTGCCGGGCGCGGCATTTGCCCAGTCGACCACCGCCAGAGGCGCGGCGGACGGTGCCGCCGCAGGCGGCGAAGTGGGTGGCCCGGTCGGCGCAATCGTCGGCGGCACCGTGGGTGCCGCGGTCGGCGCAGCCGTGGAAATCCCGAACGCCGTGATCAATTCGATTCCGCGCGATCGTTCTGTCGTGGTTCGTGAAGAGGTGGTGGTGGGCGAGCCGCTGCCGCCGGCCGTCGCACTGCGCACAGTGCCGCGGCACACTGAATACCGCTATGCCGTCATCAATGATCGCCGTGTGATCGTGGAGCCGCGCACCCGCAGGGTCGTCCGGATACTCGACTAA
- a CDS encoding VanZ family protein, whose product MTITLRLFAWGLAAAIAFATLGPAEQRPHSTLGQNGEHALAFVLLGLAFGLAHTRNRLQTAACVIAFTGLIEMLQFLAPGRHARMEDFVVDALAASLGLAAAAAFDWTIRRTQRSLP is encoded by the coding sequence ATGACGATCACCCTTCGACTATTCGCCTGGGGCCTTGCCGCCGCCATCGCCTTTGCGACGCTCGGACCGGCGGAACAGCGGCCACACTCAACCTTGGGACAGAATGGCGAGCACGCGCTCGCCTTTGTGCTGCTGGGATTGGCATTCGGACTGGCCCACACGCGCAACCGGTTGCAGACGGCGGCCTGTGTCATCGCCTTCACTGGCCTGATCGAAATGCTGCAGTTCCTGGCGCCGGGCCGGCACGCACGGATGGAGGACTTTGTGGTCGACGCGCTGGCGGCATCCCTCGGCCTTGCCGCTGCTGCGGCTTTCGACTGGACGATCAGGCGAACCCAGCGATCGCTGCCCTAA
- a CDS encoding thiamine pyrophosphate-dependent enzyme: protein MNSAKDTPARNTKVMNRFDLTSRLIAKLKHEEAVIGGIGNTNFDLWAAGHRPQNFYMLGSMGLAFPIALGVALAQPDRRIFALEGDGSLLMQLGSLTTIATLAPKNLTMVVMDNGIYQITGAQPTPGAAVADIVAIAVASGLTNSSWAADEDDFERLIEASLSAAGPRLIGVRIDDKPGTGTTRRDPVQIRERFMHGMGVREPL from the coding sequence ATGAACAGCGCCAAAGACACCCCGGCCCGCAACACCAAGGTCATGAACCGCTTCGATCTCACCTCGCGGCTGATTGCGAAGCTGAAGCACGAGGAAGCCGTGATCGGCGGCATCGGCAATACCAATTTCGACCTGTGGGCCGCCGGCCACCGGCCACAGAATTTCTACATGCTCGGCAGCATGGGCCTCGCCTTTCCGATCGCACTTGGCGTGGCGCTGGCGCAGCCGGACCGGCGGATATTTGCGCTCGAAGGCGACGGCTCGCTGTTGATGCAGCTGGGTTCGCTGACGACGATTGCGACGCTGGCGCCGAAGAACCTCACCATGGTGGTGATGGACAACGGCATCTATCAGATCACCGGCGCGCAACCGACACCGGGGGCCGCCGTCGCCGACATCGTCGCCATCGCTGTCGCGAGCGGGCTCACCAACAGCAGTTGGGCGGCGGACGAGGACGATTTCGAGCGCCTGATCGAAGCGTCCTTGTCGGCCGCAGGCCCGAGGCTGATCGGCGTGCGCATCGACGACAAGCCGGGCACAGGCACCACCCGCCGCGACCCCGTACAAATCCGGGAGCGCTTCATGCACGGTATGGGCGTACGGGAGCCGCTCTGA
- a CDS encoding decarboxylase gives MAVAEEKTSPETSEKSWHGIVLQTLKRNDIRLVPYVPDRVLTTLIKNLHADPFFTTFPTAREEEAVGIISGAWMGGMRGAVLMQTSGFATLANVLASLAIPYQIPLIMFVSERGTLGEFNYGQSLVCRTMRPVLDSLAMEHHTATRLDEFEFIVDRSIKQAITTQAPVALILSPLLTGGKVFDK, from the coding sequence ATGGCGGTTGCGGAGGAAAAAACCTCGCCCGAAACATCTGAGAAGAGCTGGCACGGCATCGTGCTGCAAACCCTCAAGCGCAACGATATCCGCCTGGTCCCCTACGTGCCCGATCGCGTCCTGACGACGCTGATCAAGAACCTGCACGCCGACCCCTTTTTCACGACCTTCCCCACCGCGCGCGAGGAGGAAGCGGTCGGCATCATTTCAGGCGCCTGGATGGGCGGCATGCGCGGCGCGGTGCTGATGCAGACTTCGGGATTTGCCACGCTCGCGAACGTGCTGGCGTCGCTGGCGATCCCCTATCAGATCCCGCTGATCATGTTCGTCTCTGAGCGCGGCACGCTCGGCGAATTCAACTATGGCCAGTCGCTGGTCTGCCGCACCATGCGCCCGGTGCTGGATTCGCTCGCCATGGAGCACCACACCGCCACACGGCTCGATGAGTTCGAATTCATCGTCGACCGCTCCATCAAGCAGGCCATCACGACCCAGGCGCCGGTGGCGCTGATCCTCTCGCCGCTTTTGACCGGCGGCAAAGTCTTCGACAAGTGA
- a CDS encoding hydroxyacid dehydrogenase, with amino-acid sequence MTVNNKRVFYVKYLAHEIYIDILKARPDVRLDRLENESPDAVAAPILAAAHAYQVGAARDEIARHFHVDKDLLRRAPNLLIVSSNGAGFDPVDVDACTAAGVLVVNQSGGNANSVAEHALGMMLTLSKRILESDRALRRQANVNRNALIGNEAQGKTIGIVGIGNVGRRIAELCNGLLHMKVIAYDPYLTAEEIAARGGEKVELHDLMRRSDFVSISCPLTKDNRRMIGAREFALMQPHAFFITTARGFIHDEEALYEALRDKRIAGAGLDVWDKEPPPPEHPLLQFDNVLASPHTAGVTKEARVNMGRIAAEQILDALDGKRPPRVVNPEVWPDYVKRFERAFGFAPK; translated from the coding sequence ATGACCGTCAACAACAAGCGCGTGTTCTACGTCAAATATCTCGCCCACGAGATCTATATCGATATCCTCAAAGCCCGCCCGGATGTGAGGCTCGACCGGCTGGAAAACGAAAGTCCCGACGCGGTCGCAGCGCCGATTCTGGCGGCGGCGCATGCCTATCAGGTCGGAGCGGCCCGCGACGAAATCGCCAGGCATTTCCATGTCGACAAGGATTTGCTGAGGCGGGCGCCGAACCTCCTGATCGTGTCTTCGAACGGCGCGGGCTTCGATCCCGTAGATGTCGATGCCTGCACGGCGGCGGGCGTGCTCGTCGTCAATCAATCCGGCGGCAACGCCAATTCTGTCGCCGAGCATGCGTTGGGGATGATGCTGACGCTGTCCAAGCGCATCCTCGAATCCGACCGCGCGCTGCGCCGCCAGGCCAATGTCAATCGCAACGCGCTGATCGGCAACGAAGCGCAGGGCAAGACCATCGGCATCGTCGGCATCGGTAATGTCGGCCGCCGTATCGCAGAGCTCTGCAACGGCCTGCTGCATATGAAGGTGATTGCCTACGATCCTTATCTGACCGCGGAAGAAATCGCCGCCCGCGGCGGCGAAAAGGTTGAGCTTCACGATCTGATGCGCCGCTCGGATTTTGTCTCGATCTCATGCCCCCTGACCAAGGACAATCGCCGCATGATCGGCGCCCGCGAGTTCGCGCTGATGCAGCCGCACGCATTTTTCATCACCACCGCGCGCGGCTTCATTCACGATGAGGAAGCGCTGTACGAGGCGTTGCGCGACAAGCGGATTGCGGGCGCCGGCCTCGACGTCTGGGACAAGGAGCCGCCGCCGCCGGAACATCCGCTGCTGCAGTTCGACAATGTGCTGGCCAGCCCGCACACGGCGGGTGTGACAAAGGAAGCGCGGGTGAACATGGGCAGGATCGCTGCCGAACAGATTCTCGATGCGCTCGACGGCAAGCGCCCGCCGCGCGTCGTCAATCCCGAGGTGTGGCCCGACTACGTGAAGCGCTTCGAGCGCGCGTTCGGATTTGCGCCGAAATAG
- a CDS encoding alpha/beta fold hydrolase yields the protein MAEPADRFYESQGLRLHYVDWGNETAPPLILVHGGLDHCRNWDAIARELQPHFHIIAPDLRGHGDSEWAKGSSYSLTDNVYDLTRLMRFAALQDAAIVGHSMGGMVALAYAGSYPERVSRLVVLDGAFLSGSQPAPIAEQMSRWIDQLDRISEYQPSAFRTIDEAAKRLSARNKRLTPALTLHLARHGVRKGADGLYRWKFDHYQRARAPYRLSVDDYAALWSRIACPTLLMWGDESFLPDPEAAGLLAHFKQAELQKIAGAGHWLHHDRLDVVLASLRRFLDAPQPA from the coding sequence ATGGCCGAACCGGCAGACCGCTTTTATGAATCCCAGGGGCTGCGGTTGCACTATGTCGACTGGGGCAACGAAACCGCGCCGCCCCTGATCCTGGTCCATGGCGGACTCGACCATTGCCGCAACTGGGATGCGATCGCGCGGGAATTGCAGCCGCATTTCCATATCATCGCCCCGGATCTGCGCGGGCACGGCGATTCCGAATGGGCGAAAGGAAGCAGCTACAGCCTGACCGACAATGTCTATGACCTCACCCGGCTGATGCGTTTTGCGGCGCTGCAGGACGCGGCGATTGTCGGCCACTCGATGGGCGGTATGGTCGCGTTGGCCTATGCCGGCTCCTATCCGGAGAGGGTATCGCGCCTCGTCGTGCTGGATGGCGCTTTCCTGTCGGGCTCGCAGCCTGCGCCGATCGCCGAGCAGATGTCGCGCTGGATCGACCAGCTCGACCGTATCTCGGAGTATCAACCGAGCGCGTTCCGCACGATCGATGAGGCGGCGAAGCGATTGTCGGCGCGCAACAAGCGGCTGACACCGGCGCTGACGCTTCATCTGGCCCGGCACGGCGTTCGGAAGGGCGCTGACGGCCTCTATCGCTGGAAGTTCGATCATTATCAGCGGGCGAGGGCGCCGTATCGGCTGTCGGTGGATGACTATGCCGCCTTGTGGTCGCGCATTGCCTGTCCCACCCTGTTGATGTGGGGCGACGAAAGCTTTCTGCCCGATCCCGAGGCCGCGGGACTGCTCGCGCATTTCAAGCAAGCTGAACTGCAGAAGATCGCGGGCGCCGGACATTGGCTCCATCATGACCGGCTCGACGTGGTCCTGGCGTCGCTACGGCGGTTTCTCGATGCGCCGCAGCCTGCATAA